A genomic segment from Saimiri boliviensis isolate mSaiBol1 chromosome 14, mSaiBol1.pri, whole genome shotgun sequence encodes:
- the GNG8 gene encoding guanine nucleotide-binding protein G(I)/G(S)/G(O) subunit gamma-8 — MSNNMAKIAEARKTVEQLKLEVNIDRMKVSQAAAELLAFCETHAKDDPLVTPVPAAENPFRDKRLFCVLL, encoded by the exons ATGTCCAACAACATGGCCAAGATTGCCGAGGCCCGCAAGACGGTGGAACAGCTGAAGCTGGAGGTGAACATCGATCGCATGAAG GTGTCGCAGGCAGCGGCCGAACTCCTGGCTTTCTGCGAGACGCACGCAAAAGACGACCCGCTGGTGACGCCAGTACCCGCAGCAGAAAACCCCTTTCGCGACAAGCGCCTCTTTTGTGTTCTGCTCTGA